From Brassica oleracea var. oleracea cultivar TO1000 chromosome C3, BOL, whole genome shotgun sequence, a single genomic window includes:
- the LOC106331023 gene encoding chitinase-3-like protein 1, which translates to MASTKPTSLIVSITFFFFFFFFFFFFFCLLLQPSSAQTVVKGSYWFPESEFPVTDINSSHFTHLFCAFADLNSQNNQVTISSTNQPKFSTFTQTVQRRNPSYPRFRDYRIICPSGDAGVRAWIQAGLPATQLVLGFPYYGYAWRLSNANSPSYYAATTGSAISPDGSIGYGQIRKFIVDNGATTVYNSTVVGDYCYAGTTWIGYDDNQSIVTKVRYAKQKGLRGYFSRHVGADDNSGLSRSASRAWDATVATTAIRRKF; encoded by the exons CACCTTCTTCTTCTTCTTCTTCTTCTTCTTCTTCTTCTTCTTCTGTCTTCTCCTCCAACCCTCATCGGCCCAAACCGTCGTTAAAGGGTCGTACTGGTTTCCAGAGAGTGAATTCCCAGTTACCGACATTAACTCATCTCACTTCACTCACCTCTTCTGTGCTTTCGCTGATCTCAACTCTCAAAACAATCAAGTCACTATCTCCTCCACCAACCAACCAAAATTTTCAACCTTTACACAAACCGTGCAAAGGAGAAACCCTTCATACCCTCGGTTTAGAGATTACAGAATAATTT GTCCGAGTGGCGACGCTGGAGTGAGGGCATGGATTCAAGCCGGACTTCCAGCAACGCAATTAGTCTTGGGATTTCCTTACTACGGCTACGCATGGCGTCTCTCAAACGCCAACAGTCCTAGCTATTACGCAGCCACCACTGGATCGGCAATTTCACCGGACGGTTCGATAGGATACGGTCAGATAAGAAAGTTTATAGTGGATAACGGAGCAACAACGGTTTATAATTCCACAGTGGTCGGAGATTACTGTTATGCTGGGACGACTTGGATAGGGTATGATGATAATCAGAGTATCGTGACGAAAGTGAGATACGCTAAGCAGAAAGGTCTGCGTGGTTACTTCTCGCGGCATGTTGGAGCTGACGATAACTCTGGTCTATCTCGTTCAG CGTCACGGGCATGGGATGCTACGGTGGCCACCACGGCTATCCGAAGGAAGTTTTAA